In a single window of the Paenibacillus sp. MMS20-IR301 genome:
- a CDS encoding TPM domain-containing protein: MRRILALVLIVSLLYVPAAYAADIPVRQGVVTDEAGLLTAQEAAAIAKAAVGDRYTVNILTIDELDGANSADYAEEVYNTWGLKTRDVLLLIAYGDQQTEISFNNPALQSELDAQSRNRGGKAGSAAITSLLENYFNPYARDGDFAGGISSVIRGLQAAGSVQGGTAGGVSGSTGSSGTAGTGGTGTAAQSGTGTGGLSFVTLAAGLAGAALLLVVLYVLIAGLRRRSLLVQQQGQLDGLLVRANRALESLQPFQGIVQGKTGEMVEGISQRLSAKLVEISALKSAGQGALPPFYRLTALKTAIAELQQAEDKFRTSLEEEEKGIAVVSDADRNVKQRITELKQDAPELDGQLQQAVKETGYALQDIAEDLQELAEETAKADQLELFDPIAAQVITDEAAERQEQIERDLQDVDAYDDKLKAFPGALAATRSRIAGLIEQNSLHNMKVKPYDSLEQAAAHAASLEASLRSGDMDEVRRIGAALDAQLAEAVSVTEHQAQIRQDNRRDLETVRSQWGVLTQRRNELQGKLAEAQNQFARQHLEGLRQTLEETGTALRQGAGEVPQLETWTSDARGEYGQARSGLDRLLALQDETAASFSSIDDNISALYERLDSLRRLFTEGQSRAEAAQGLLRSRGITAQSRFQLSLLPEYSELEQRLAARPYNLNELEGTGRSYASQISAFVEEAERLIRQKEEAERAARQAALLEQQRREQARRRMSSGPPSSGGFGGGNSSGGSSWGGGGRSSGGSSWGGGKSGGNSSGGSKW; the protein is encoded by the coding sequence TTGAGAAGAATCCTCGCTTTAGTTCTGATTGTATCCCTGCTCTATGTCCCGGCTGCCTATGCAGCAGATATACCTGTCCGGCAGGGCGTTGTTACGGATGAGGCCGGCCTGCTCACCGCGCAGGAGGCAGCAGCTATTGCCAAGGCAGCCGTAGGTGACCGGTATACCGTCAACATTCTGACCATTGATGAACTGGATGGTGCCAATTCGGCTGATTATGCAGAAGAAGTATATAATACCTGGGGACTAAAGACCCGGGATGTCCTGCTGCTGATTGCGTACGGTGATCAGCAGACCGAGATCAGCTTCAATAACCCTGCGCTGCAGAGCGAGCTTGACGCCCAGTCGCGGAACCGCGGCGGGAAGGCAGGCAGCGCCGCGATTACTTCACTGCTGGAGAATTACTTCAACCCCTATGCCAGAGACGGCGATTTCGCCGGAGGCATTAGCTCTGTCATCCGCGGGCTGCAGGCGGCAGGCAGCGTGCAAGGGGGCACTGCAGGGGGGGTATCAGGTAGTACCGGGAGCAGCGGGACTGCGGGTACCGGCGGAACCGGAACAGCGGCGCAGAGCGGTACTGGCACCGGCGGGCTCTCCTTCGTTACCCTTGCCGCTGGCCTGGCCGGGGCAGCCCTTCTGCTGGTTGTACTGTACGTGCTGATCGCCGGATTGCGGCGCAGGAGCCTGCTGGTGCAGCAGCAGGGGCAGTTGGACGGCCTGCTGGTCCGGGCGAACCGTGCCCTTGAATCCCTGCAGCCCTTCCAAGGGATCGTGCAGGGCAAGACGGGAGAGATGGTCGAAGGCATCTCACAGCGGCTGAGTGCCAAGCTGGTTGAGATTTCAGCACTGAAGTCGGCTGGTCAAGGCGCCCTGCCGCCGTTCTACCGCTTAACTGCCCTCAAGACAGCCATTGCAGAGCTTCAGCAGGCTGAGGACAAATTCCGCACCTCTCTGGAGGAGGAGGAGAAGGGAATCGCCGTTGTCAGCGATGCTGACCGGAACGTTAAGCAGCGGATTACCGAGCTGAAGCAGGATGCACCCGAGCTCGACGGGCAATTACAGCAGGCCGTGAAGGAGACGGGATACGCGCTGCAGGACATTGCCGAGGATCTGCAGGAGCTGGCGGAAGAGACCGCGAAAGCGGATCAGCTTGAGCTGTTCGACCCCATTGCCGCGCAGGTTATCACGGATGAGGCTGCAGAGCGCCAGGAGCAGATTGAGCGTGATCTGCAGGATGTGGATGCCTATGATGATAAGCTGAAGGCATTCCCCGGGGCACTTGCGGCTACCCGGAGCCGCATCGCCGGGCTGATTGAGCAGAATTCCCTGCACAACATGAAGGTCAAGCCTTATGACAGCCTGGAGCAGGCAGCAGCGCACGCAGCTTCGCTGGAAGCGTCTCTGCGCAGCGGGGATATGGATGAGGTACGGCGGATCGGCGCCGCGCTTGACGCGCAGCTGGCAGAAGCCGTATCGGTGACAGAGCACCAGGCTCAGATCCGGCAGGACAACCGCCGGGATCTGGAAACGGTGCGCAGCCAGTGGGGTGTCCTTACCCAGCGGCGCAATGAGCTGCAGGGTAAGCTTGCTGAAGCGCAGAACCAGTTCGCGCGCCAGCATCTGGAAGGGCTCCGGCAGACGCTGGAGGAGACTGGCACCGCCTTGCGGCAGGGTGCGGGTGAGGTGCCGCAGCTCGAGACCTGGACCAGCGATGCCCGCGGAGAATACGGGCAGGCCCGCAGCGGCCTCGACCGGCTGCTTGCCCTGCAGGATGAGACTGCTGCCAGCTTCAGCAGCATCGATGACAATATCAGTGCACTGTACGAACGGCTGGACAGCCTGAGAAGGCTGTTCACCGAAGGCCAGAGCAGGGCAGAAGCAGCGCAGGGCCTGCTGCGCAGCAGGGGAATTACTGCGCAGAGCCGCTTCCAGCTCTCCCTCCTGCCGGAGTATTCCGAGCTGGAGCAGCGGCTTGCCGCCCGCCCGTATAATCTCAACGAGCTGGAGGGAACCGGGCGGTCGTATGCTTCGCAGATCTCCGCCTTTGTGGAAGAGGCCGAGCGGCTCATCCGCCAGAAGGAGGAGGCGGAACGGGCCGCCCGGCAGGCGGCGCTGCTGGAACAGCAGCGTAGAGAACAAGCCCGCAGACGGATGTCCTCCGGGCCGCCTTCCTCGGGCGGCTTCGGCGGCGGGAACTCTTCAGGCGGCTCCTCATGGGGCGGCGGCGGACGGTCATCAGGCGGCTCTTCGTGGGGCGGCGGCAAGTCCGGCGGGAACTCTTCAGGCGGCTCCAAGTGGTGA
- a CDS encoding NAD(P)/FAD-dependent oxidoreductase — translation MSKYDVIVVGAGPAGIFACYELTLKAPEMKVLLVDKGHDIYRRSCPILEEKIKLCPPASGRKEFAGCLPACSITAGFGGAGAYSDGKFNITTEFGGWMTDYLPPSKVIELIEYVDSINLEHGATPVITDPTTESIRGIEQRGYAAGLKLLRAQVRHLGTEQNLEILKSIYEYLKTRVDMLFKAEVEDIITVKEGGSHRITGIALKSGEVHEADQVMVAPGRDGSAWLTGVLKKRRLKMYNNQVDVGVRVETSDVVMREINEHLYEGKFVFNTSVGTRVRTFCSNPSGHVVVENHSGVMAANGHSYKDPALGSKNTNFALLVSHTFTEPFDKPNEYAREICKRANDLSGGGVIVQKYGDILRGRRSTETRIKEGFLEPTLKEAVPGDLGLVLPYNTMKSLIEMVEALEKVTPGIASEHTLFYGVEAKFYSARPKLTEEFETEISGLYCGGDGAGITRGLAQAGAAGVWIARGMLKRREA, via the coding sequence ATGAGTAAATATGATGTGATTGTGGTTGGAGCCGGCCCGGCCGGAATATTCGCCTGCTACGAATTAACGCTTAAAGCGCCTGAGATGAAGGTTCTGCTGGTCGACAAGGGCCATGATATTTACCGCCGCAGCTGCCCGATTCTGGAGGAGAAAATCAAGCTCTGCCCGCCGGCCTCGGGCCGTAAGGAATTCGCAGGCTGTCTTCCTGCCTGTTCTATTACAGCAGGCTTTGGCGGCGCCGGTGCGTACAGCGACGGCAAATTTAACATCACAACGGAATTTGGCGGCTGGATGACCGATTATCTGCCTCCTTCCAAGGTAATAGAGCTGATTGAATATGTTGACAGCATCAATCTGGAGCATGGGGCGACGCCGGTAATTACCGATCCGACGACCGAGAGCATCCGCGGAATAGAGCAGCGGGGATATGCTGCCGGCCTTAAGCTGCTGCGGGCACAGGTCCGCCATCTGGGTACAGAACAGAATCTTGAGATTCTTAAATCTATATATGAATATTTGAAAACACGTGTCGATATGTTATTCAAAGCCGAGGTAGAGGATATCATTACAGTCAAGGAAGGCGGCTCGCACCGCATCACGGGGATTGCGCTGAAGAGCGGAGAAGTTCACGAAGCGGACCAGGTAATGGTCGCTCCCGGACGGGACGGCTCAGCCTGGCTGACCGGGGTACTGAAGAAGCGGCGGCTCAAAATGTATAATAACCAGGTCGATGTAGGCGTGCGTGTGGAAACCTCGGATGTAGTGATGCGGGAGATTAACGAGCATCTGTATGAGGGTAAATTTGTGTTCAATACTTCAGTAGGAACACGGGTCCGTACCTTCTGCAGTAATCCTTCAGGCCATGTAGTAGTGGAGAATCACAGTGGAGTTATGGCAGCCAATGGACACTCTTATAAGGATCCCGCGCTGGGGTCCAAGAATACCAACTTTGCATTGCTGGTCTCCCATACCTTCACTGAGCCGTTCGACAAGCCGAATGAATATGCCCGGGAAATCTGTAAACGGGCGAATGACCTGTCCGGCGGAGGGGTTATCGTACAGAAGTATGGTGATATCCTGCGCGGCCGCCGGTCTACAGAGACACGGATCAAGGAAGGGTTCCTGGAGCCTACGCTGAAGGAAGCAGTGCCTGGTGACCTGGGACTGGTGCTGCCGTACAACACGATGAAGAGCCTGATTGAAATGGTAGAGGCGCTGGAGAAGGTGACTCCGGGGATCGCCTCTGAGCATACGCTGTTCTATGGCGTAGAAGCGAAATTCTATTCTGCCCGGCCCAAGCTGACGGAGGAGTTCGAGACAGAAATCTCCGGACTCTATTGCGGCGGAGACGGAGCGGGCATAACCCGCGGCCTGGCACAGGCCGGAGCAGCCGGGGTGTGGATTGCCCGCGGAATGCTGAAACGAAGAGAGGCCTGA
- a CDS encoding EAL domain-containing protein, which produces MKRCKLLLLISIVLMLAHPAAAHAERQDIKYQAELEYPPYKYIQNGYLTGFDIDLTSMIFEKQDYLIRYSTGDWEKTYQQLTEGLIDTTGLMVVSEERKRDILFSRPVLKSYISVYSRQELTEEVTLNTLKNYTIGVGRGQYAETVLQSKAGIAPSQYIEYSTVPEALEALRKGEIDLLFENQGVVDYLIVEQGLTGTIVRKLNALYPQDVAYGISKSKPELVSYVNARLARLERSGAFEELYQQYFFVHSDYHNSMIRNRVISGIAIGLILLAFGIVLLRVYIRRLRRAIHSEQEFFKDVIEHTGMIVWAVHGDKRSVRFNHYAEKMTGLKEREVLGKGIDELPGLGGGAAVLRDLLTRAVYLDYVTNVELKLPERSPDAHYFSVRTTLIKGMDDQAEDIFVLVGLDIDERKQNELKLQLSYEELESTYEELAATEVELQDQFNRLGVSERRFRLASEGSGAYLWELDWESGFYKLSDRWYEVMGYTEEEINSFEGGVLSIIHPDDQESSRKARQEHLTGLTPVYETEYRMRTKDNSYIWFEVRGKAIVDPRDRIVLFLGSLIDISKRKQAEFNLNNSYQELEATYEQLTATQQELVGQYDTLVENQKNMHRLAYVDSLSNLPNRISLLETMENYFRHPGGKAALLFVDTDNFKYINDTLGHKSGDILIRKASERLQSVVREGDMLSRLGGDEFVVFIKDIESRADVLNLAEDIMRSFRKSFLIGESNLYVSASIGISFYPEDGETTEEILKNADVAMYRAKEEGKSTYVVYDKSMHTAFNERMNIEKHLRSAMNNNEFELHYQPQVQIESGLISGFEALIRWNSPVLGFVSPLSFIKIAEDSRLIIYIGEWVLREACKFMHGIQQRTGIAYKISVNISIIQLLQDDFVEIVLDSLEESGLPPSSLELEITESIFMESFESTVSKLEFLKSHGIRIALDDFGTGYSSLSYLQQLPISTLKMDKIFIDSLADKAYSQSFVQTIIILGHKMGLDVVAEGVEDAGQLAFLKESGCDKVQGYLISRPVPQRKVIELLEPQKRYGMDQLN; this is translated from the coding sequence ATGAAGCGGTGTAAATTGTTGCTACTAATTAGCATTGTGCTCATGCTTGCACACCCCGCTGCCGCTCACGCTGAAAGACAGGATATTAAGTACCAGGCAGAGCTGGAATATCCTCCTTACAAGTATATACAGAACGGATATTTAACGGGTTTTGATATTGATTTGACAAGTATGATCTTTGAAAAACAGGATTATCTGATTCGTTACAGCACCGGGGATTGGGAGAAGACGTACCAGCAGCTGACCGAAGGACTGATTGATACTACGGGCCTTATGGTTGTAAGTGAGGAGAGAAAACGGGATATTCTGTTCTCGAGGCCGGTACTTAAGAGCTATATATCCGTCTATTCCCGCCAGGAGCTTACTGAAGAAGTGACACTGAACACATTGAAGAATTACACGATTGGTGTGGGACGGGGCCAATATGCCGAAACGGTTCTGCAGAGCAAGGCAGGCATTGCACCATCACAATACATAGAATATTCCACTGTACCAGAAGCGCTGGAAGCTCTGCGCAAAGGCGAAATTGATCTGCTGTTCGAGAATCAGGGTGTAGTTGATTACCTGATTGTTGAGCAGGGGCTGACCGGAACGATTGTCCGCAAATTGAATGCCCTGTACCCGCAGGATGTCGCTTACGGGATCAGTAAATCCAAGCCGGAGCTGGTCTCTTATGTAAATGCGAGACTGGCGCGGCTGGAGCGCTCCGGAGCTTTTGAAGAGCTGTACCAGCAGTACTTCTTCGTCCATTCGGACTACCATAATTCGATGATCCGTAACAGAGTGATCTCAGGCATAGCTATCGGGCTTATTCTGCTTGCCTTCGGCATTGTTCTGCTCAGAGTGTATATCCGGCGTCTGCGGCGTGCCATTCATTCCGAGCAGGAATTCTTCAAGGATGTGATTGAACATACCGGGATGATTGTCTGGGCGGTTCATGGTGACAAGCGGAGTGTCCGCTTTAATCATTATGCCGAGAAAATGACCGGGCTTAAAGAGAGAGAGGTGCTCGGCAAGGGCATCGATGAGCTGCCTGGCCTTGGGGGCGGAGCTGCGGTGCTCCGGGATCTCCTGACGCGGGCCGTATATCTCGATTATGTGACCAATGTAGAATTGAAGCTTCCGGAGCGCTCGCCGGATGCGCATTATTTCTCAGTACGGACTACGCTGATTAAGGGGATGGATGATCAGGCGGAGGATATCTTCGTTCTGGTTGGTCTCGACATTGATGAGCGCAAACAGAATGAGCTCAAGCTGCAGCTTAGCTATGAGGAGCTGGAGTCCACCTACGAGGAGCTGGCTGCAACCGAGGTTGAGCTGCAGGACCAGTTCAACAGGCTCGGCGTCAGCGAACGGCGTTTCCGGCTGGCCTCGGAAGGCTCCGGGGCCTACCTGTGGGAGCTGGACTGGGAGAGCGGCTTCTATAAGCTCTCCGACCGCTGGTATGAGGTGATGGGCTACACTGAAGAGGAGATCAACTCCTTCGAGGGCGGGGTGCTCAGCATCATCCATCCGGATGACCAGGAGTCCTCGCGCAAAGCCAGACAGGAGCATCTTACCGGGCTGACCCCGGTGTATGAGACAGAGTACCGGATGCGGACCAAAGATAATTCATATATCTGGTTTGAGGTACGGGGCAAAGCGATTGTCGACCCGCGGGACCGGATTGTGCTCTTCCTGGGCTCCCTGATCGATATCAGCAAGCGCAAGCAGGCGGAATTCAATCTGAATAACAGCTACCAGGAGCTTGAAGCAACCTATGAGCAGCTTACAGCAACACAGCAGGAGCTTGTGGGGCAATATGATACGCTGGTGGAGAATCAGAAGAATATGCACCGTCTGGCATATGTGGATTCACTGAGCAATCTGCCGAACCGTATCTCGCTGCTGGAGACTATGGAGAATTACTTCCGCCATCCCGGCGGCAAAGCGGCACTGCTGTTTGTGGATACCGATAATTTCAAATACATTAATGATACGCTGGGTCATAAATCAGGCGATATTCTGATCCGCAAAGCAAGTGAGCGGCTGCAGTCGGTAGTCCGTGAAGGGGATATGCTGTCCCGGCTCGGCGGTGATGAGTTTGTCGTATTCATCAAGGATATTGAGAGCCGTGCGGATGTGCTGAATCTGGCCGAGGATATCATGCGCTCCTTCCGCAAATCCTTCCTCATCGGCGAGAGCAATCTGTACGTATCGGCAAGCATCGGGATCTCCTTCTATCCGGAGGATGGCGAGACTACAGAAGAGATTCTGAAGAATGCGGATGTAGCGATGTACAGAGCCAAAGAAGAAGGAAAAAGCACTTATGTTGTGTACGATAAGTCGATGCATACAGCCTTCAATGAGCGGATGAATATCGAAAAGCACCTGCGGAGCGCGATGAATAACAATGAATTCGAGCTGCATTACCAGCCCCAGGTCCAGATCGAGTCCGGTTTGATCTCGGGGTTCGAAGCGCTGATCCGCTGGAATAGTCCGGTGCTCGGATTCGTCTCGCCGTTATCCTTCATCAAGATTGCCGAGGATTCCAGACTGATTATATACATCGGGGAATGGGTACTGCGGGAGGCCTGCAAGTTCATGCACGGCATTCAGCAGCGGACAGGAATTGCTTACAAAATATCAGTAAATATCTCGATTATACAGCTGCTGCAGGATGATTTCGTAGAAATTGTGCTGGACAGCCTGGAGGAGAGCGGTCTGCCGCCATCCAGCCTGGAGCTGGAGATTACGGAATCGATCTTCATGGAATCCTTCGAAAGTACGGTCAGCAAGCTGGAATTCCTCAAATCACACGGTATCCGGATCGCGCTGGACGATTTCGGGACGGGGTATTCCTCCTTGAGCTATCTTCAGCAGCTGCCGATCTCGACGCTCAAAATGGATAAGATCTTCATCGATTCGCTGGCGGATAAAGCCTACAGCCAGTCGTTTGTCCAGACCATCATTATTCTGGGGCACAAGATGGGTCTTGATGTTGTAGCAGAAGGTGTGGAGGATGCGGGCCAGCTGGCTTTCCTTAAGGAATCGGGCTGTGACAAAGTACAGGGCTACCTGATCAGCCGGCCCGTACCGCAGCGTAAGGTGATCGAACTGCTTGAACCGCAGAAGCGATATGGCATGGATCAGCTGAACTAG
- a CDS encoding GGDEF domain-containing protein: MVLLVYLASQLFVSLSMWGHRPELSGGQYFVNHVLIPDSILLAMLLALEIVHKWKPWMSEFSIIVASHLFGILIIMNLSTEYHVKPLIMLLPLLVSMIYLKGIYLKASTTVCLLYTVLLFLTTPTYEYTLRIQNLIIAVIFAGTSIAGFGVIARGRDLMRSLENSVKSEQDLRIQNIIMDRLSKIDPLTDLYNHKTFHEYLGWLIDHQQNNPFPMQLAVVDIDNFKKVNDQYGHWVGDIVLKQVAAVMLQHIASDDFAARYGGEEFVIILTAKPLEESQQIMEKILTGIAEMTVSEMENKSVTVSIGMHDYGGNDSKSSTFQQADDALYEAKKTGKNKIVIF, translated from the coding sequence ATGGTCCTGCTTGTCTATCTGGCTAGCCAGTTATTCGTTTCCCTATCCATGTGGGGCCATCGGCCTGAGCTCTCCGGCGGACAATATTTCGTGAACCATGTACTAATCCCCGACTCTATTTTGCTCGCTATGCTGCTTGCTCTGGAGATTGTGCATAAATGGAAGCCCTGGATGTCTGAGTTCTCAATCATTGTTGCAAGCCATCTGTTCGGCATTCTGATTATTATGAACCTGAGCACAGAGTACCATGTAAAGCCCCTGATTATGCTGCTTCCGCTGCTGGTATCTATGATCTACCTGAAGGGTATTTACCTGAAGGCTTCTACTACCGTCTGCCTGCTATATACAGTGCTCTTATTCCTCACTACACCTACATATGAGTATACCCTGCGTATCCAGAATCTGATTATCGCCGTGATTTTTGCCGGAACCTCTATCGCCGGCTTCGGCGTCATTGCCAGAGGACGTGATCTGATGCGGTCGCTCGAGAATTCGGTGAAATCAGAGCAGGATCTGCGCATTCAGAATATTATTATGGACAGGCTGTCCAAGATCGACCCTTTAACCGACTTATACAACCATAAGACCTTTCATGAATATCTGGGCTGGCTGATTGATCATCAGCAGAACAACCCTTTTCCGATGCAGCTGGCTGTAGTAGATATCGATAATTTCAAAAAGGTAAATGACCAGTACGGGCACTGGGTCGGGGACATCGTGCTGAAGCAGGTAGCCGCAGTCATGCTGCAGCACATCGCTTCGGATGACTTCGCAGCACGATATGGCGGTGAAGAGTTCGTTATCATATTGACTGCTAAGCCTCTGGAGGAATCCCAGCAGATTATGGAGAAGATCCTTACCGGGATTGCCGAAATGACCGTCAGCGAGATGGAGAATAAATCAGTCACCGTCAGCATCGGAATGCATGACTATGGCGGGAATGATTCCAAGAGCTCTACGTTTCAGCAGGCGGATGATGCCCTGTACGAAGCCAAGAAAACAGGCAAGAATAAGATCGTTATTTTCTAG